The Pantoea nemavictus genome includes a region encoding these proteins:
- a CDS encoding cytochrome ubiquinol oxidase subunit I, which produces MFGLDAFHLARVQFAFTVSFHIIFPAITIGLASFLAVLEGMWLKTRNETYRDLYHFWSKAFAVNFGMGVVSGLVMAYQFGTNWSGFSQFAGSITGPLLTYEVLTAFFLEAGFLGVMLFGWNRVGPGLHFFATCMVALGTIFSTFWILASNSWMHTPQGYIIQNGIVVPEDWLKIIFNPSFPYRLFHMSVGAFLASAFFVGASGAWHLLRGNDNPAIRKMFSMALWMALIVAPIQALIGDAHGLNTLEHQPAKIAAIEGHWENKSGEASPLILFGVPDMDQERTKYAVEIPYLGSLILTHSLDKQIPALKSFPKEDRPNSTIIFWSFRVMVALGLLMITLGVVSLWLRFKGRLYHSRPFLWFTLLMGPSGLIAILAGWFTTEIGRQPWVVYGVQRTIDAVSAHGDMHMSISLLAFILVYSSVFGVGYLYMMRLIKEGPVTGEGKEVDHGGPGQHHTPARPLSAAKTHSEKSGEH; this is translated from the coding sequence ATGTTTGGATTAGATGCCTTTCATCTGGCAAGGGTACAGTTCGCCTTTACTGTTTCCTTCCATATTATCTTCCCAGCCATCACCATCGGTCTCGCCAGTTTCCTGGCGGTGCTTGAAGGGATGTGGCTGAAAACCCGTAACGAGACCTATCGCGATCTCTACCATTTCTGGTCGAAAGCTTTCGCCGTTAACTTCGGTATGGGCGTGGTATCCGGTCTGGTGATGGCCTACCAGTTCGGTACCAACTGGAGTGGTTTTTCGCAGTTTGCCGGCAGTATTACCGGCCCGCTGCTCACCTATGAAGTATTAACCGCCTTCTTCCTCGAAGCGGGCTTCCTTGGCGTGATGCTGTTTGGCTGGAACCGCGTCGGTCCTGGCTTGCACTTCTTCGCGACCTGCATGGTGGCGCTCGGCACCATCTTCTCCACCTTCTGGATTCTTGCCTCAAACAGCTGGATGCATACGCCGCAGGGCTACATCATTCAGAACGGCATTGTGGTGCCGGAAGATTGGCTGAAAATCATCTTCAACCCTTCATTCCCTTATCGCCTGTTCCATATGTCGGTTGGTGCCTTCCTTGCCAGCGCCTTCTTTGTTGGTGCATCGGGCGCGTGGCATCTGCTGCGCGGCAATGACAATCCAGCGATTCGGAAGATGTTCTCGATGGCGCTGTGGATGGCACTGATCGTGGCACCGATTCAGGCGTTGATTGGTGATGCGCACGGTCTGAACACCCTTGAGCATCAGCCAGCGAAAATCGCTGCGATTGAAGGTCACTGGGAAAATAAATCGGGTGAAGCGTCGCCGCTGATTCTGTTCGGTGTGCCGGATATGGATCAGGAGCGTACTAAGTACGCCGTTGAGATTCCGTATCTCGGCAGCCTGATTCTGACGCACAGCCTCGATAAGCAGATTCCTGCGCTGAAGAGTTTCCCGAAAGAAGATCGCCCGAACTCAACCATCATCTTCTGGTCATTCCGCGTGATGGTGGCGCTGGGCCTGCTGATGATTACGCTGGGCGTGGTTAGCCTGTGGCTGCGTTTCAAAGGTCGCCTGTATCACTCGCGTCCGTTCCTGTGGTTCACGCTGCTGATGGGGCCATCGGGTTTGATCGCCATTCTGGCCGGCTGGTTTACTACCGAAATTGGTCGTCAGCCGTGGGTGGTGTATGGCGTGCAGCGCACCATTGATGCGGTCTCCGCGCATGGCGATATGCACATGAGTATCAGCCTGCTGGCGTTTATTCTGGTCTACTCATCGGTATTTGGCGTCGGCTATCTCTACATGATGCGTCTGATCAAAGAGGGTCCGGTGACCGGCGAAGGTAAAGAGGTTGATCACGGTGGTCCGGGTCAGCATCACACGCCAGCGCGTCCGTTGTCGGCGGCGAAAACCCATAGCGAAAAGAGTGGGGAGCACTAA
- the cydB gene encoding cytochrome d ubiquinol oxidase subunit II, protein MIDFSIIWFAIIVFGTLMYIVMDGFDLGIGLLLPFNKDPIERDMMVNTVAPVWDGNETWLVLGGAALYGAFPLAYSVLLDALSIPLTAMLIGLIFRGVAFEFRFKATLEHRAFWDKSFIAGSLLATFSQGVAVGAILNGFPVVGREYAGSAMSWLAPFPLFCGVGLVIAYALLGCTWLIMKTEHDLHRKMSALATPLTLTLLLVVGIISIWTPLTHADIAQRWFTRPNLFWFLPVPVLVVLCSWGIVRAIKREAHYSPFILTLALIFLGFSGLGISIWPNIIPPSITIWQAASPASSQAFMLVGGLLIIPVILGYTFWSYYVFRGKIKADEGYH, encoded by the coding sequence ATGATCGACTTTTCAATTATCTGGTTTGCCATCATCGTATTCGGCACCCTGATGTACATCGTGATGGATGGCTTCGACCTCGGCATTGGCCTGCTGCTGCCGTTCAATAAAGATCCCATCGAACGCGACATGATGGTCAACACCGTTGCGCCAGTATGGGATGGTAACGAAACCTGGCTGGTGCTGGGCGGCGCGGCGCTGTATGGCGCATTCCCGCTGGCGTATTCAGTTCTGCTGGATGCGCTGTCGATTCCGTTAACGGCGATGTTGATTGGCCTGATCTTCCGTGGCGTTGCTTTTGAGTTCCGTTTCAAAGCCACTTTGGAACATCGCGCGTTCTGGGATAAGTCGTTCATTGCCGGTTCACTGCTGGCGACCTTCAGCCAGGGCGTGGCGGTTGGCGCGATACTGAATGGCTTCCCGGTGGTTGGCCGCGAATATGCCGGTTCAGCGATGAGCTGGCTGGCACCGTTCCCGCTGTTCTGTGGTGTCGGTTTGGTCATCGCCTATGCGCTGCTGGGTTGTACCTGGCTGATCATGAAAACCGAACACGATCTGCACCGTAAAATGTCTGCGCTGGCCACGCCGCTGACGCTGACGCTGCTGCTGGTGGTGGGGATTATCAGCATCTGGACGCCGCTGACGCATGCGGATATCGCGCAGCGCTGGTTCACGCGTCCAAACCTCTTCTGGTTCCTGCCGGTTCCGGTGCTGGTGGTGCTGTGTTCGTGGGGGATTGTACGTGCGATTAAACGCGAAGCGCATTACTCGCCGTTCATCCTGACGCTGGCGCTGATTTTCCTTGGCTTCTCGGGCTTGGGCATCAGCATTTGGCCGAACATCATTCCACCGTCAATCACCATCTGGCAGGCCGCTTCTCCGGCCAGCAGCCAGGCGTTTATGTTGGTGGGTGGCTTGCTGATTATTCCGGTAATTCTGGGTTACACCTTCTGGAGTTACTACGTATTCCGCGGAAAAATCAAAGCAGACGAAGGATACCATTGA